One Aspergillus oryzae RIB40 DNA, chromosome 2 genomic window carries:
- a CDS encoding amidohydrolase (atrazine chlorohydrolase/guanine deaminase) encodes MLYTHATIITVDSNRRIIEDGAIRVENDLIADIGKTAALKTKYTDDEEYDLTGRIIIPGLISTHMHTAQTLLRGAADDLELVSWLCERIWVLQGNFTAEDGYAAARLSIGEMLKSGTTCFLESMFADRYGFDGLARAVEESGIRGCLGKIVMDIAKYAKDDAWAMHPGLVEDRETSLLGTVKMWEKWNGKANDRIRVWFGARTPGGVSDTLYREMTSISREKGIPITMHCAEVRADREFFSSVNHTPMSYCDSVGLLSPSTVLVHMVHLDDDDIKRLAGSGTHVAHCPTSNAKLASGICRVPDLQRAGVNIGLGTDGAPCNNTCDLLQEMKLAGIIHKSLSYDPTAVPAESVLEMATINGARALGLEERIGSLEVGKKADFVAIDTRRIHLQPWFNPVSAVVYTATGRDVDIVVVDGKMLVRNGELLTMDEEEIVREAQRRSEEVVARAGLKDRVKARWPVE; translated from the exons ATGCTCTACACTCACGCTACAATCATCACCGTCGACTCCAACCGACGCATCATCGAGGACGGTGCCATTCGCGTGGAAAATGACTTAATCGCGGATATCGGCAAGACCGCAGCCCTGAAAACCAAATAcaccgacgatgaggagTACGACCTCACCGGCCGGATAATCATCCCAGGCCTCATCTCGACACACATGCACACGGCTCAGACACTGCTTCGTGGTGCTGCCGATGACCTCGAGTTGGTTTCTTGGCTATGCGAGCGAATCTGGGTGCTGCAGGGAAATTTCACGGCCGAGGACGGATATGCCGCAGCGCGGTTGAGTATTGGGGAAATGCTGAAGTCGGGCACGACctgcttcttggagagtATG TTCGCGGACCGGTATGGATTTGATGGTCTGGCGCGAGCAGTCGAGGAAAGTGGCATCCGGGGCTGTTTGGGTAAGATTGTTATGGACATCGCAAAGTATGCCAAGGATGATGCCTGGGCTATGCATCCTGGACTGGTCGAAGATCGGGAGACATCATTGTTGGGTACGGTGAAGATGTGGGAGAAGTGGAATGGGAAGGCTAACGACCGCATTCGCGTATGGTTCGGGGCTCGCACTCCTGGAGG AGTATCAGACACACTGTACCGCGAGATGACCAGTATATCCCGCGAAAAAGGCATCCCAATCACCATGCACTGTGCCGAGGTGCGCGCAGACCGAGAGTTCTTCTCATCTGTCAACCACACCCCCATGTCGTACTGTGACTCAGTCGGTCTACTCTCGCCCTCGACAGTGTTAGTACACATGGTCCATCTagacgacgacgacatcaagCGCCTTGCAGGATCAGGAACGCACGTCGCACATTGTCCGACCTCCAACGCCAAACTCGCGTCTGGAATCTGTCGCGTGCCGGACTTGCAGCGCGCCGGCGTTAATATCGGCCTCGGCACCGACGGCGCTCCCTGCAATAATACCTGcgatcttctgcaggagATGAAGCTAGCGGGTATCATACATAAGAGCTTATCCTATGACCCGACCGCCGTACCGGCCGAATCTGTTCTCGAGATGGCGACTATCAATGGCGCCCGTGCCTTGGGattggaggagaggatcggTAGTTTAGAGGTTGGCAAGAAGGCTGACTTTGTGGCTATTGACACTCGTCGGATTCACTTGCAGCCTTGGTTTAACCCTGTCAGTGCGGTTGTCTACACGGCTACCGGTAGGGATGTTGATATCGTGGTTGTGGACGGGAAGATGCTGGTGCGTAATGGAGAGCTGTTaaccatggatgaagaggagatcgTGCGCGAGGCgcagagaagaagtgaagaggTGGTCGCCAGAGCTGGCTTGAAAGATCGCGTCAAGGCTCGGTGGCCGGTAGAATGA
- a CDS encoding putative NmrA-like family protein (predicted protein), which yields MLRKSGVTYTSIREGIYTEAFPVLLNWYPDSTTVPLPADGPMALTLRSELGEATARLMIAGGHENEIVLLTAEDTIRPSEIVDIINQTTGREVKFERVSPEGYIRIYGENDRGGKPKAFFQQTLTWYEGIEKGELATTHSLMRELLGREPTKPRDAIQGLLLENPNYTWHQNYVN from the exons ATGCTTAGGAA ATCCGGAGTAACTTACACTTCCATCCGAGAAGGAATTTACACAGAAGCCTTCCCAGTTCTCCTCAACTGGTATCCCGATTCAACCACAGTGCCTCTCCCAGCCGACGGCCCAATGGCATTAACCCTACGCTCGGAGCTCGGCGAAGCGACAGCGCGATTGATGATCGCCGGAGGACATGAAAACGAGATCGTCCTGTTGACAGCCGAGGACACTATTCGGCCCTCGGAGATCgtggatatcatcaaccaAACGACAGGTCGGGAAGTTAAGTTTGAGCGTGTATCTCCCGAGGGGTATATCCGGATCTACGGTGAAAATGATCGGGGCGGGAAGCCCAAGGCTTTCTTTCAGCAGACTTTGACGTGGTATGAGGGGATCGAGAAGGGTGAGTTGGCTACGACGCATTCATTGATGAGGGAACTTTTGGGTAGGGAGCCGACGAAGCCTCGTGATGCGATTCAGGGCTTGTTGTTGGAAAACCCTAATTACACGTGGCATCAGAATTATGTGAATTGA
- a CDS encoding uncharacterized protein (predicted protein) — protein sequence MGDQIPPQDRSKLRGRFKDTLKATFALKSIHDLYRKSPVLVDPDHAMKAALVTSWGKPPQYISIPDLPPPAPTQLQLIVLTTSVTRVVRSRAASAHSTAFKTPSPYDPSVDGVAIDEITGDMYFITQLAALFFRAHECRPETCYKA from the coding sequence ATGGGAGACCAAATCCCCCCTCAAGACCGAAGCAAATTGAGAGGTCGTTTCAAGGACACCCTCAAGGCAACATTCGCCCTGAAATCCATCCATGATTTGTACCGAAAATCGCCAGTCCTCGTCGACCCCGACCACGCGATGAAAGCCGCTCTCGTGACCTCCTGGGGCAAGCCACCACAGTACATCTCAATCCCAGATCTTCCGCCGCCGGCACCCACACAGCTGCAGCTCATAGTACTCACTACGAGCGTGACACGGGTTGTCCGAAGCCGAGCGGCCAGCGCTCACTCTACAGCTTTCAAGACGCCATCACCCTACGACCCAAGCGTTGACGGAGTCGCAATAGACGAGATCACAGGCGATATGTACTTCATCACCCAACTTGCGGCACTCTTTTTCCGAGCGCACGAATGTCGACCTGAGACATGTTATAAGGCTTGA